CGTACGGGCATGGCGCAGTGGAAATTGCCCGCGAAGCAGAGCGGTTCGGCGTTGATTATTTGGGCGTAGCCTTTCTGGATGAAGCGCTCCAGCTTCGTCATGCCGGGATTGCTACCCCGATTCTCGTGCTTGGATTTGTTCCGGCGGATGCGCTCGCTATCGCACGCGACAAAGATATAACCATCGCGCTTTTCCGCGAGGATATTTTGGAGGCGGCGGCAGCTCTTCCGGCTCAAGCCGATGGCAAGAAGCTTAAAGCTCATATTAAAATTGATTCCGGAATGGGACGTCTCGGGATTATCGGCAAAGATGAAGCGATCGCTTTTATCCGCAAAGCGCTTGATGTTCCGCAGCTGGAGATCGAGGGCATGTTCACTCATTACGCAAAAGCGGACGAGACGGACAAAAGCTATACCCGCCAGCAATATGAGCGTTTTCATGCTGTTGCGGAGTATGTGCGCAGCAATAAACTGCCAATCCGCATCCTTCATGCAGCCAACAGCGCGGCAGGCATTGATACGCCGGAATATGGAGGCGACATGGTCCGCCTGGGTATCAGCATGTACGGTCTTTATCCTTCGGATGAAGTAAGCCGCGAGAGAATCAAGCTTGAACCGGTGCTTTCGCTTAAGTCGGAAGTTGTCATGGTGAAGAAGACGCCTCCAGGCTG
This region of Paenibacillus sp. JDR-2 genomic DNA includes:
- the alr gene encoding alanine racemase; its protein translation is MESYYRPTRVEISLDALNRNLHAFRGAMPEGRLLMASVKANAYGHGAVEIAREAERFGVDYLGVAFLDEALQLRHAGIATPILVLGFVPADALAIARDKDITIALFREDILEAAAALPAQADGKKLKAHIKIDSGMGRLGIIGKDEAIAFIRKALDVPQLEIEGMFTHYAKADETDKSYTRQQYERFHAVAEYVRSNKLPIRILHAANSAAGIDTPEYGGDMVRLGISMYGLYPSDEVSRERIKLEPVLSLKSEVVMVKKTPPGWGISYGTRYVTKQEECIGTLPIGYADGFSRMLSGKAHVLVRGVKVPVRGTICMDQCMIALDPASADAAVEPGEEVVLIGRQGGEEISAEELALQLGTINYEVTCMLAARVPRVYVRDGQVAAVSNPLVLG